From a single Tachypleus tridentatus isolate NWPU-2018 chromosome 6, ASM421037v1, whole genome shotgun sequence genomic region:
- the LOC143253743 gene encoding transmembrane protein 45B-like produces MIMTFQRYVHVLPGIFFFVFAFYRILHTAAFLQGNQKHQNRIRRWTFGYHRDLKEHGDHTSSRSIDEHESRGKMSLCVRIRSCPFEGILKIICASLGAVEELYAAIPGGHLENMVDLQHATVYGFFVLSGVVDILCHYRILFPEGTDLFVLSLAFGVEELYFILSLSQLTDIGKKMHVFLIVVITFCIISTLAEMKYPSHIPVRFFRSYFTMIQGTWFIQVGVLFKPVFGNFIGGSPLPTTNELWVSLIFMWHLAGCFIILSLLTAIIVCCKKRNKKCLKLVTICCSLNSSPEAEADRSKEETEPLHP; encoded by the coding sequence ATGATAATGACTTTTCAACGGTACGTTCACGTGCTACccggaatatttttttttgtttttgctttctaTCGAATTCTTCACACTGCCGCTTTCTTGCAAGGTAACCAAAAGCACCAGAACAGAATCCGTCGATGGACTTTTGGATATCACAGGGACTTGAAAGAACACGGGGATCATACATCTTCTAGAAGCATCGATGAACACGAGTCACGTGGTAAGATGTCCTTGTGTGTTCGAATACGTTCATGTccatttgaaggaatcttgaaaATTATTTGTGCATCTCTCGGAGCCGTGGAAGAGCTCTATGCTGCTATCCCTGGAGGTCATTTGGAGAATATGGTGGACCTGCAACATGCTACAGTGTATGGATTTTTCGTTCTttcaggtgttgtagacattctTTGCCATTATCGTATTTTGTTTCCAGAGGGAACCGATCTCTTCGTTTTGTCCCTTGCCTTCGGAGTTGAAGAGCTTTATTTTATCTTGAGTTTAAGTCAACTGACGGACATAGGTAAAAAAATGCACGTTTTCTTGATTGTGGTCATTACCTTTTGCATCATTTCCACATTGGCAGAAATGAAATATCCCTCTCACATTCCAGTTCGATTCTTCAGATCCTACTTCACCATGATCCAAGGAACATGGTTTATTCAGGTGGGCGTTCTGTTTAAACCCGTTTTTGGAAATTTTATTGGAGGGTCGCCTCTTCCTACAACAAACGAATTATGGGTTTCGTTGATATTCATGTGGCATCTCGCTGGCTGCTTCATAATTCTATCTTTATTGACAGCAATAATCGTGTGttgtaagaaaagaaacaaaaaatgcttaaaattggTCACAATTTGTTGCAGTCTCAATAGCTCACCAGAGGCCGAAGCTGACAGATCCAAGGAAGAAACGGAACCACTTCATCCTTGA